The following are encoded together in the Pseudomonas sediminis genome:
- the tatB gene encoding Sec-independent protein translocase protein TatB: protein MFDIGFTELLLVGLVALVVLGPERLPGAVRTASLWIGRIKRSFNSIKAEVEREIGADEIRRQLHNERILELEREMKAMKQDILGTGSSNSPSAENSAKPTTETAQSVQDKNPQP from the coding sequence ATGTTCGACATCGGTTTTACCGAGCTATTACTGGTCGGCCTCGTGGCTCTGGTGGTGCTCGGCCCTGAGCGCCTGCCCGGCGCCGTGCGCACGGCCAGCCTGTGGATCGGCCGGATCAAGCGCAGCTTCAACTCGATCAAGGCCGAGGTGGAGCGCGAGATCGGCGCTGATGAAATTCGTCGCCAGCTGCACAACGAGCGGATTCTTGAGCTGGAGCGCGAGATGAAGGCGATGAAGCAGGACATTCTCGGCACCGGCAGCAGTAACAGCCCGTCAGCCGAGAACAGCGCCAAACCGACCACCGAAACGGCCCAGAGCGTTCAGGACAAGAATCCCCAGCCATGA
- the tatA gene encoding twin-arginine translocase TatA/TatE family subunit: MGFGGISIWQLLIILLIVVMLFGTKRLKGLGSDLGDAIKGFRKSMDSSEAEKPAVEEPKGQTIDAQARKVEEPAKKD; the protein is encoded by the coding sequence ATGGGTTTCGGCGGTATCAGCATCTGGCAACTCCTGATCATCCTGCTCATCGTGGTCATGCTTTTCGGTACCAAGCGCCTGAAAGGCCTGGGCTCGGATCTGGGCGACGCGATCAAAGGCTTCCGTAAATCGATGGATAGCAGCGAAGCTGAAAAGCCCGCCGTGGAAGAGCCCAAGGGCCAGACCATCGATGCCCAGGCACGCAAGGTCGAAGAGCCGGCGAAGAAAGACTAA
- a CDS encoding phosphoribosyl-ATP diphosphatase: MSDTLSRLAEVLEARKGAAADSSYVASLYHKGLNKILEKVGEESVETILAAKDAASSGDCKDLIYETADLWFHSLVMLAALGQHPQAVLDELDRRFGLSGHAEKAARPQSE, encoded by the coding sequence ATGAGTGACACCCTGAGCCGCCTGGCCGAGGTATTGGAAGCGCGCAAGGGCGCAGCGGCCGACAGCTCCTATGTCGCCAGCCTTTATCACAAGGGCCTGAACAAGATTCTGGAAAAGGTCGGCGAGGAATCGGTGGAAACCATCCTCGCCGCCAAGGACGCCGCCAGCAGCGGTGACTGCAAGGACCTGATCTACGAAACCGCCGATCTGTGGTTCCACAGTCTGGTCATGCTCGCGGCCCTGGGCCAGCATCCTCAGGCCGTGCTGGATGAATTGGATCGCCGTTTCGGCCTCTCCGGCCACGCGGAAAAAGCCGCGCGACCGCAATCCGAATAA
- the hisI gene encoding phosphoribosyl-AMP cyclohydrolase, translating to MNDWLDEIHWNEDGLVPAIAQDHQTGRILMMAWMNRESLALTAAENRAIYWSRSRGKLWRKGEESGHVQKLHELRLDCDADVIVLMVEQLGGIACHTGRESCFYRVYENGDWKTVDAVLKDPHAIYAGHSHE from the coding sequence ATGAACGATTGGCTCGACGAAATCCACTGGAACGAAGACGGCCTGGTGCCGGCCATCGCCCAGGACCACCAGACCGGCCGCATCCTGATGATGGCCTGGATGAACCGTGAATCCCTCGCTCTCACCGCCGCCGAGAACCGTGCCATCTACTGGTCGCGCTCACGTGGCAAGCTGTGGCGTAAGGGCGAAGAGTCCGGCCATGTGCAGAAGCTGCACGAACTGCGCCTGGACTGCGATGCCGACGTCATCGTGCTGATGGTCGAGCAACTGGGCGGCATCGCTTGCCACACCGGTCGCGAGAGCTGCTTCTACCGCGTGTACGAGAACGGCGACTGGAAAACCGTCGACGCCGTGCTGAAAGACCCGCACGCCATCTATGCAGGACATAGCCATGAGTGA